A window from Verrucomicrobiia bacterium encodes these proteins:
- a CDS encoding cytochrome c oxidase subunit 3, which yields MSDKILLAHQFEDLEQQRETSVLGMWVFLATEIMFFGGLFATYAIYRLLYSKIFIDASHSLGVFFGALNTGILLCSSFTMALALHAVKVKRRKTLMFFLLLTSFLGCIFLGIKGYEYYEKFREYHVPGVSFKYHGASPKIAELFFWLYFSMTGLHALHVLIGIGVLWIMFFLFWRNYLPLEKHMPVEIAGLYWHFVDIVWVFLFPLLYLVR from the coding sequence ATGTCAGATAAAATTTTGTTGGCACATCAGTTTGAAGATTTAGAGCAGCAACGAGAAACTTCTGTGTTGGGGATGTGGGTTTTTTTGGCGACAGAAATTATGTTTTTTGGTGGGTTGTTTGCCACTTATGCCATTTATCGATTGCTTTATAGCAAGATTTTTATTGATGCGAGCCATTCTTTAGGAGTTTTTTTTGGCGCGCTGAATACGGGCATATTATTATGCAGCAGTTTTACGATGGCGTTGGCATTGCATGCTGTGAAGGTAAAGCGACGCAAAACGTTGATGTTTTTTTTACTTTTGACCAGTTTTTTGGGATGCATTTTTTTAGGCATTAAAGGGTATGAATATTATGAAAAATTTCGTGAATATCATGTTCCAGGGGTGAGTTTTAAGTATCATGGCGCTTCTCCAAAGATTGCAGAACTTTTTTTCTGGTTATATTTTTCTATGACAGGTTTACATGCCTTGCATGTCTTAATTGGCATTGGGGTGTTGTGGATTATGTTTTTTCTTTTTTGGAGAAATTATTTGCCACTGGAAAAACATATGCCTGTCGAGATTGCGGGACTTTATTGGCATTTTGTGGATATTGTTTGGGTTTTTTTGTTTCCCCTTTTGTATTTAGTGAGATGA
- a CDS encoding glucan 1,4-alpha-glucosidase → MDLTSTPPGYPGLAPTWTSSAKAGVGTAIANPSRVWFTISHGILNEIYFPSLDQANTRDFGFIVTDGKEFFSEEKRHTAHCIEPLGEGVAGYRLVNTCCQNRYRITKIIITDPQRDVLVQKIKFEPLQGNVADYHLYALLAPHLDNQGSGNNGWLGDYKGVPMLFAQYNDTALALACSVPWLGRSCGYVGASDGWQDLQKHKKLTQYYPEVKDGNIALVAEVDWKRSEGECVIVLGLGSDHYEAGQEARASLLFDFDEMMQAYISQWKQFQNQCRCRNLGSHKKDAFNLYRVSTAVLETHKGKKFEGGIIASLSIPWGDARQDKNIGGYHLVWARDQVEAATAFLAAGNVEDARDTLFYLMCTQEADGHWPQNMWLNGKSFWHGIQMDETAFVILLADLLRRYRGLGDLEIWPMIRQAAQFIIFSGPATMQDRWERNTGFSPFTLATEVAALLAAADFAEEVGEDHAAEYLRQIADIWNTNIEQWTYAANTSIAQEMEVDGYYVWISSPKVVELNSIHDDVIPIKNLTDGEKEFRTVDVVSPDFLGLVHFGLRAANDPRIVNTIKVVDHFLKTETATGPVWHRYRYDGYGEHDDGSPYDGSGKGRGWPLLTGERAHYEIAAKNFKEVEHLLKVMSAQTSPGGFFPEQIWDGPDIPERELFNGHPSGSAMPLVWAHAEYIKLLRSIRERKVFDMPPQPVKRYQIDKVISPFFQWRFDHACAFLPAGKILKIELKAQAKVCWTVDAWNTVDETSTRDSGFNIHFVDLPTEKLEVGGEIEFTFYWLRSDRWEGKNFKIQVR, encoded by the coding sequence ATGGATCTTACTTCCACACCCCCGGGCTATCCGGGTTTGGCTCCCACCTGGACTTCGAGCGCTAAAGCGGGGGTAGGCACTGCTATCGCGAATCCCAGTCGGGTTTGGTTTACGATTTCTCATGGTATTTTAAATGAAATTTATTTTCCCTCACTAGATCAGGCTAATACGCGTGATTTTGGTTTTATTGTAACGGATGGAAAAGAGTTTTTTTCTGAAGAAAAACGTCACACTGCACATTGCATTGAACCTCTGGGTGAGGGTGTCGCGGGTTATCGCTTGGTTAATACCTGTTGTCAAAATCGCTACCGCATCACTAAAATTATCATTACTGATCCGCAGCGAGATGTTCTAGTGCAAAAAATCAAATTTGAACCCTTGCAGGGAAACGTCGCTGATTACCATTTGTATGCTCTTTTAGCGCCTCATCTAGATAATCAAGGCAGTGGAAATAATGGATGGTTGGGGGATTATAAAGGTGTACCTATGTTATTTGCTCAATATAATGATACAGCACTTGCTTTGGCTTGTTCGGTGCCCTGGCTGGGGAGAAGTTGTGGTTACGTGGGTGCTAGTGATGGTTGGCAGGATTTACAAAAACATAAAAAGCTAACTCAGTATTATCCTGAAGTTAAAGATGGAAATATTGCGTTGGTGGCTGAAGTTGACTGGAAAAGATCCGAAGGAGAATGCGTGATTGTTTTGGGATTAGGGTCAGATCATTATGAAGCGGGTCAAGAAGCGCGGGCTTCTCTTCTTTTTGATTTCGATGAAATGATGCAAGCCTATATTTCTCAATGGAAGCAATTTCAAAATCAGTGTCGGTGTCGCAATTTGGGTTCTCACAAAAAGGATGCCTTTAATTTGTATCGAGTCAGTACGGCGGTTTTGGAGACGCATAAAGGGAAGAAATTTGAGGGCGGCATTATTGCGAGTTTATCCATACCGTGGGGTGATGCTCGTCAGGATAAAAATATTGGAGGTTATCATTTGGTTTGGGCTCGTGATCAAGTGGAAGCGGCAACGGCTTTTTTGGCAGCGGGTAATGTTGAAGATGCTCGCGACACTTTATTTTATTTGATGTGCACTCAAGAAGCGGATGGTCATTGGCCACAAAATATGTGGTTAAATGGGAAGTCTTTTTGGCATGGGATTCAAATGGATGAAACGGCTTTTGTAATTTTATTGGCCGATCTTTTGCGTCGTTATCGCGGATTAGGTGATCTCGAGATATGGCCGATGATTCGACAGGCGGCTCAATTTATTATTTTTAGCGGTCCGGCTACGATGCAGGATCGATGGGAAAGGAACACGGGCTTTTCACCTTTTACTCTGGCTACAGAAGTGGCAGCGTTGTTGGCGGCTGCTGATTTTGCTGAAGAAGTTGGTGAGGATCATGCTGCTGAGTATCTTCGACAAATTGCTGATATTTGGAATACGAATATTGAGCAATGGACTTATGCTGCCAATACTTCAATAGCTCAAGAAATGGAAGTGGATGGGTATTATGTATGGATCAGTTCACCTAAAGTAGTGGAATTAAATTCTATTCATGATGATGTCATTCCGATTAAAAACTTAACTGACGGAGAAAAAGAATTTCGGACAGTTGATGTGGTCAGTCCAGATTTTTTGGGTCTGGTGCATTTTGGTTTGCGGGCTGCGAATGATCCGCGGATTGTGAATACGATCAAAGTGGTTGATCATTTCTTAAAAACCGAAACTGCTACAGGTCCGGTATGGCATCGTTATCGTTACGATGGTTATGGTGAGCATGATGATGGTAGTCCTTATGATGGTAGCGGTAAGGGTCGAGGCTGGCCTTTATTAACAGGGGAGCGCGCTCATTATGAAATTGCTGCAAAGAATTTTAAAGAAGTTGAGCACTTATTGAAGGTCATGTCAGCTCAAACCAGTCCCGGAGGTTTTTTCCCAGAACAGATTTGGGATGGGCCGGATATTCCTGAAAGAGAATTATTCAATGGCCATCCTTCCGGATCTGCTATGCCTTTGGTTTGGGCGCATGCTGAGTATATCAAACTATTGCGCTCGATTCGGGAGAGGAAAGTTTTCGATATGCCGCCTCAGCCTGTTAAGCGTTACCAGATTGATAAGGTGATTAGCCCTTTTTTTCAATGGCGATTTGATCATGCCTGTGCTTTTTTGCCGGCAGGCAAAATTTTGAAAATTGAGTTAAAGGCGCAAGCGAAAGTTTGTTGGACTGTTGATGCATGGAATACGGTGGACGAAACTTCGACACGAGATTCGGGTTTTAATATTCATTTTGTGGATTTACCTACGGAAAAACTAGAAGTGGGTGGTGAGAT
- a CDS encoding cytochrome C oxidase subunit IV family protein, giving the protein MKENIVSQKIYGRTFFALLGLLGLTVGVSYIHFGILNPIIALLIASLKALLILLYFMHVRYYGKLIWIFVGIGFFWLTLLVVLSLTDYLTRK; this is encoded by the coding sequence ATGAAAGAAAACATTGTTTCTCAAAAAATTTATGGTCGCACTTTTTTTGCGCTCTTAGGTTTGTTGGGGTTAACGGTGGGTGTGTCTTATATTCATTTTGGGATTTTGAATCCGATCATTGCTCTTTTGATCGCATCATTAAAAGCTTTATTGATTCTTCTTTATTTCATGCATGTCCGTTATTACGGAAAGTTGATTTGGATATTTGTGGGGATTGGGTTTTTTTGGCTAACTCTTTTAGTCGTTCTTTCTCTTACTGATTATTTAACGCGAAAATAA